One window from the genome of Archocentrus centrarchus isolate MPI-CPG fArcCen1 unplaced genomic scaffold, fArcCen1 scaffold_41_ctg1, whole genome shotgun sequence encodes:
- the LOC115776952 gene encoding uncharacterized protein LOC115776952 isoform X1 — protein sequence MNRKTLPVSNSTLRRRARVDVENRLKQMRDDATNLIDFQMTTERNLDHGHISEEHFHESHTGTDNPHCLDTETGAGFSEQDGMEIDLGLSEDFEDAACDVQTQTSESDHFDDELQDSVSLSDSLSHWAIQFRISLVALTALLAILRIYHSDIPKDARTLLRTETEYSILERAGGQYHYFGILASLRNTLLKFKHTLADSFTLKLQINIDGLPLFKSSCLQLWPILGLLLSVPMKEPVVIGLFCGPKKPSSAKDFLEDFVTELQQLENGFDLEGKQLNLKLHTVICDTPARSFIKNTKNHNAYHGCDKCVQPGNYINRRMTYPCADYALRTDESFTNMADESHHHEGPHPFIGSSVRMVSQFPLDYMHLVCLGVVRRMLHIWLRGPLNFRLPASIVERMSAKLLEMRSFIPVEFARKPRSLRELDRWKATEFRQFLLYTGPVMLGTFLDQNMYYNFMLLFSGVAILVSPRLSCHTQYARTLLKCFVSHFGEIYGKDQIVYNVHGLVHLAGDVQLHGCLDSFSAFPYENYLHKLKKLIRKPEFPLAQIIRRLSEIRIMEAPLSCTSFKKPHYVGPIIGGLSVKAQYGEMTCDKWTVKVSTGDNVFVIGNDICCIHNIVECSDGVYVVYKEFSDKSLFFDYPFNSDYLNIYKISQTSDSFKCVKVSELVVKCTVLPHRDGFVAIPMFHAF from the coding sequence atgaATAGAAAGACTCTACCTGTCTCCAACTCCACCTTAAGAAGGAGGGCCCGTGTAGACGTAGAAAACCGACTTAAACAAATGCGGGATGACGCCACAAATTTAATTGACTTTCAGATGACAACAGAGAGGAACCTTGACCATGGACACATCAGTGAAGAGCATTTTCATGAAAGTCACACTGGAACTGATAATCCACACTGTCTAGACACTGAAACTGGTGCTGGTTTTAGTGAGCAAGATGGCATGGAGATAGATCTAGGCCTGTCTGAGGATTTTGAGGATGCTGCTTGTGATGTTCAGACTCAGACATCTGAGTCTGATCATTTTGATGATGAACTCCAAGACTCGGTTTCACTCTCTGACAGTTTATCCCACTGGGCCATACAATTTCGTATTTCCTTGGTCGCTTTGACAGCATTATTGGCCATACTTCGCATTTACCATTCTGATATTCCAAAGGATGCTAGGACACTTCTCAGAACTGAGACAGAATACTCAATTCTTGAAAGGGCTGGAGGACAGTACCACTATTTTGGCATTCTGGCTTCTCTTAGAAATACATTGTTAAAGTTCAAACACACGTTAGCAGACAGTTTCACTTTGAAGTTACAAATCAACATAGATGGACTTCCTTTGTTCAAGAGTTCTTGTCTGCAGTTGTGGCCCATCCTTGGTCTACTATTAAGTGTTCCCATGAAGGAACCTGTAGTTATAGGTTTGTTCTGTGGACCAAAGAAACCAAGTTCAGCAAAAGACTTCCTTGAAGACTTTGTTACAGAGTTACAACAGCTTGAAAATGGTTTTGATTTAGAAGGTAAACAGTTAAATCTCAAGCTGCATACAGTCATCTGTGACACACCAGCCAGgtcctttattaaaaacacaaagaaccacAATGCCTACCATGGATGTGACAAATGTGTGCAGCCTGGAAACTATATTAACAGACGCATGACATACCCATGTGCAGACTATGCCCTACGGACAGATgaatcattcacaaacatggcCGATGAGAGTCATCATCATGAAGGACCACATCCATTTATTGGCAGTAGTGTGCGTATGGTTTCACAGTTCCCTCTAGATTACATGCATTTAGTTTGTTTAGGAGTTGTTAGAAGAATGCTACACATCTGGCTCAGGGGTCCTCTGAATTTTCGATTGCCTGCGAGCATAGTGGAAAGAATGTCAGCAAAACTGTTAGAAATGCGTTCCTTTATTCCTGTAGAGTTTGCACGGAAGCCCAGATCTCTGAGGGAATTGGATCGTTGGAAGGCCACAGAATTTAGACAGTTTCTCCTGTACACAGGACCTGTAATGCTAGGCACATTTCTGGATCAAAATATGTACTATAATTTCATGCTACTCTTCTCTGGTGTTGCTATTTTAGTTAGTCCTAGACTGTCCTGCCACACACAGTATGCCCGTACTttgctgaaatgttttgttaGTCACTTTGGTGAAATATATGGAAAAGATCAAATTGTTTATAATGTACATGGTTTGGTCCATCTAGCAGGTGATGTGCAACTACATGGTTGTCTGgactcattttcagcatttccttATGAAAATTATCTGCATAAGCTTaaaaagctcatcaggaaaccaGAGTTCCCCCTTGCCCAAATAATCCGTCGATTGTCTGAAATTAGAATTATGGAAGCTCCTTTAAGTTGTACctcttttaaaaagccacaTTATGTTGGACCAATTATAGGTGGActgtcagtgaaagcacagTATGGTGAAATGACCTGTGATAAGTGGACTGTTAAAGTTTCAACTGGggataatgtttttgttattggaAATGATATTTGTTGTATACATAACATTGTAGAGTGCAGTGATGGAGTCTATGTGGTATACAAGGAATTCTCAGATAAATCTTTGTTCTTTGATTATCCATTTAACTCTGACTAtctgaatatttataaaatttcacaaacatcaGATTCATTCAAGTGTGTTAAAGTGTCAGAGCTTGTTGTAAAATGTACTGTTTTGCCTCATAGAGATGGTTTTGTGGCCATACCAATGTTCCATGCCTTTTAG
- the LOC115776952 gene encoding uncharacterized protein LOC115776952 isoform X5, producing MTYPCADYALRTDESFTNMADESHHHEGPHPFIGSSVRMVSQFPLDYMHLVCLGVVRRMLHIWLRGPLNFRLPASIVERMSAKLLEMRSFIPVEFARKPRSLRELDRWKATEFRQFLLYTGPVMLGTFLDQNMYYNFMLLFSGVAILVSPRLSCHTQYARTLLKCFVSHFGEIYGKDQIVYNVHGLVHLAGDVQLHGCLDSFSAFPYENYLHKLKKLIRKPEFPLAQIIRRLSEIRIMEAPLSCTSFKKPHYVGPIIGGLSVKAQYGEMTCDKWTVKVSTGDNVFVIGNDICCIHNIVECSDGVYVVYKEFSDKSLFFDYPFNSDYLNIYKISQTSDSFKCVKVSELVVKCTVLPHRDGFVAIPMFHAF from the coding sequence ATGACATACCCATGTGCAGACTATGCCCTACGGACAGATgaatcattcacaaacatggcCGATGAGAGTCATCATCATGAAGGACCACATCCATTTATTGGCAGTAGTGTGCGTATGGTTTCACAGTTCCCTCTAGATTACATGCATTTAGTTTGTTTAGGAGTTGTTAGAAGAATGCTACACATCTGGCTCAGGGGTCCTCTGAATTTTCGATTGCCTGCGAGCATAGTGGAAAGAATGTCAGCAAAACTGTTAGAAATGCGTTCCTTTATTCCTGTAGAGTTTGCACGGAAGCCCAGATCTCTGAGGGAATTGGATCGTTGGAAGGCCACAGAATTTAGACAGTTTCTCCTGTACACAGGACCTGTAATGCTAGGCACATTTCTGGATCAAAATATGTACTATAATTTCATGCTACTCTTCTCTGGTGTTGCTATTTTAGTTAGTCCTAGACTGTCCTGCCACACACAGTATGCCCGTACTttgctgaaatgttttgttaGTCACTTTGGTGAAATATATGGAAAAGATCAAATTGTTTATAATGTACATGGTTTGGTCCATCTAGCAGGTGATGTGCAACTACATGGTTGTCTGgactcattttcagcatttccttATGAAAATTATCTGCATAAGCTTaaaaagctcatcaggaaaccaGAGTTCCCCCTTGCCCAAATAATCCGTCGATTGTCTGAAATTAGAATTATGGAAGCTCCTTTAAGTTGTACctcttttaaaaagccacaTTATGTTGGACCAATTATAGGTGGActgtcagtgaaagcacagTATGGTGAAATGACCTGTGATAAGTGGACTGTTAAAGTTTCAACTGGggataatgtttttgttattggaAATGATATTTGTTGTATACATAACATTGTAGAGTGCAGTGATGGAGTCTATGTGGTATACAAGGAATTCTCAGATAAATCTTTGTTCTTTGATTATCCATTTAACTCTGACTAtctgaatatttataaaatttcacaaacatcaGATTCATTCAAGTGTGTTAAAGTGTCAGAGCTTGTTGTAAAATGTACTGTTTTGCCTCATAGAGATGGTTTTGTGGCCATACCAATGTTCCATGCCTTTTAG
- the LOC115776952 gene encoding uncharacterized protein LOC115776952 isoform X3, with product MPYGQMNHSQTWPMRVIIMKDHIHLLAVVCIFHLVEFQSNKAVAVVPENWCCDGATYWPNYRNDERVDKAVKNVEEPGPDWKTYDIRIIKSCDQYFEARQLLKKSLTCSTSDLQSEEEEEEIRPKRKPKAIHSFGDSDSDTEEVYLKRKARAAVRRPLQPPAPVIQPPPFTGASIHTIASSAKTPSPPLLAQMENRPRDEPTPSSSHVYRPTWKGGRYGSDTITCSAAEVQILSLLEYIKHQQDQLTTKVNYLTNKLNSTVQEREIPDPVQFPLQSMEEVENFEKWLKDPANSHLKQSVISSLAAIGGLMQEVSHGTFFPACSTVTLDRR from the exons ATGCCCTACGGACAGATgaatcattcacaaacatggcCGATGAGAGTCATCATCATGAAGGACCACATCCATTTATTGGCAGTAGTGTGC ATATTCCATTTGGTCGAGTTCCAGAGCAACAAAGCAGTAGCAGTAGTACCAGAAAACTGGTGCTGTGATGGTGCTACCTACTGGCCCAACTATAGAAATGATGAAAGAGTGGATAAGGCAGTAAAAAATGTAGAGGAACCAGGACCAGACTGGAAGACATACGATATCAGAATTATCAAATCATGTG ATCAGTACTTTGAGGCACGACAGCTTCTGAAGAAATCGCTTACATGCAGCACATCAGACCTTCagtcagaagaggaagaggaggaaatacGACCAAAAAGGAAGCCAAAGGCAAT TCATTCCTTTGGGGACTCTGACAGTGACACAGAAGAAGTTtacctgaaaaggaaagccagaGCTGCAGTAAGACGCCCACTACAACCACCTGCTCCAGTTATCCAACCACCACCTTTCACTGGAGCTAGCATCCACACAATTGCTTCTTCTGCAAAAACTCCATCACCACCACTGCTTGCCCAGATGGAAAATAGACCAAGAGATGAGCCAACTCCTTCTTCAAGCCATGTCTACAGGCCTACTTGGAAAGGGGGACGGTATGGCTCAGACACAATTACCTGCTCTG ctgcagaagtTCAAATATTGAGCTTACTGGAGTACATTAAACACCAACAAGACCAATTAACCACCAAAGTAAACTATCTGACCAACAAGCTGAACTCAACTGTCCAAGAAAGAGAAATACCTGACCCTGTACAGTTTCCACTACAATcaatggaggaagtggagaaTTTTGAGAAATGGCTCAAAGATCCTGCTAACTCTCACCTGAAGCAGAGTGTG atttcttcaCTGGCAGCCATCGGGGGGCTGATGCAAGAAGTATCACATGGAACATTCTTTCCCGCATGTTCCACAGTGACATTGGACAGAAGATAA
- the LOC115776952 gene encoding uncharacterized protein LOC115776952 isoform X4: MPYGQMNHSQTWPMRVIIMKDHIHLLAVVCIFHLVEFQSNKAVAVVPENWCCDGATYWPNYRNDERVDKAVKNVEEPGPDWKTYDIRIIKSCDQYFEARQLLKKSLTCSTSDLQSEEEEEEIRPKRKPKAIDTEEVYLKRKARAAVRRPLQPPAPVIQPPPFTGASIHTIASSAKTPSPPLLAQMENRPRDEPTPSSSHVYRPTWKGGRYGSDTITCSAAEVQILSLLEYIKHQQDQLTTKVNYLTNKLNSTVQEREIPDPVQFPLQSMEEVENFEKWLKDPANSHLKQSVISSLAAIGGLMQEVSHGTFFPACSTVTLDRR, encoded by the exons ATGCCCTACGGACAGATgaatcattcacaaacatggcCGATGAGAGTCATCATCATGAAGGACCACATCCATTTATTGGCAGTAGTGTGC ATATTCCATTTGGTCGAGTTCCAGAGCAACAAAGCAGTAGCAGTAGTACCAGAAAACTGGTGCTGTGATGGTGCTACCTACTGGCCCAACTATAGAAATGATGAAAGAGTGGATAAGGCAGTAAAAAATGTAGAGGAACCAGGACCAGACTGGAAGACATACGATATCAGAATTATCAAATCATGTG ATCAGTACTTTGAGGCACGACAGCTTCTGAAGAAATCGCTTACATGCAGCACATCAGACCTTCagtcagaagaggaagaggaggaaatacGACCAAAAAGGAAGCCAAAGGCAAT TGACACAGAAGAAGTTtacctgaaaaggaaagccagaGCTGCAGTAAGACGCCCACTACAACCACCTGCTCCAGTTATCCAACCACCACCTTTCACTGGAGCTAGCATCCACACAATTGCTTCTTCTGCAAAAACTCCATCACCACCACTGCTTGCCCAGATGGAAAATAGACCAAGAGATGAGCCAACTCCTTCTTCAAGCCATGTCTACAGGCCTACTTGGAAAGGGGGACGGTATGGCTCAGACACAATTACCTGCTCTG ctgcagaagtTCAAATATTGAGCTTACTGGAGTACATTAAACACCAACAAGACCAATTAACCACCAAAGTAAACTATCTGACCAACAAGCTGAACTCAACTGTCCAAGAAAGAGAAATACCTGACCCTGTACAGTTTCCACTACAATcaatggaggaagtggagaaTTTTGAGAAATGGCTCAAAGATCCTGCTAACTCTCACCTGAAGCAGAGTGTG atttcttcaCTGGCAGCCATCGGGGGGCTGATGCAAGAAGTATCACATGGAACATTCTTTCCCGCATGTTCCACAGTGACATTGGACAGAAGATAA
- the LOC115776952 gene encoding uncharacterized protein LOC115776952 isoform X2, whose protein sequence is MNRKTLPVSNSTLRRRARVDVENRLKQMRDDATNLIDFQMTTERNLDHGHISEEHFHESHTGTDNPHCLDTETGAGFSEQDGMEIDLGLSEDFEDAACDVQTQTSESDHFDDELQDSVSLSDSLSHWAIQFRISLVALTALLAILRIYHSDIPKDARTLLRTETEYSILERAGGQYHYFGILASLRNTLLKFKHTLADSFTLKLQINIDGLPLFKSSCLQLWPILGLLLSVPMKEPVVIGLFCGPKKPSSAKDFLEDFVTELQQLENGFDLEGKQLNLKLHTVICDTPARSFIKNTKNHNAYHGCDKCVQPGNYINRRMTYPCADYALRTDESFTNMADESHHHEGPHPFIGSSVHIPFGRVPEQQSSSSSTRKLVL, encoded by the exons atgaATAGAAAGACTCTACCTGTCTCCAACTCCACCTTAAGAAGGAGGGCCCGTGTAGACGTAGAAAACCGACTTAAACAAATGCGGGATGACGCCACAAATTTAATTGACTTTCAGATGACAACAGAGAGGAACCTTGACCATGGACACATCAGTGAAGAGCATTTTCATGAAAGTCACACTGGAACTGATAATCCACACTGTCTAGACACTGAAACTGGTGCTGGTTTTAGTGAGCAAGATGGCATGGAGATAGATCTAGGCCTGTCTGAGGATTTTGAGGATGCTGCTTGTGATGTTCAGACTCAGACATCTGAGTCTGATCATTTTGATGATGAACTCCAAGACTCGGTTTCACTCTCTGACAGTTTATCCCACTGGGCCATACAATTTCGTATTTCCTTGGTCGCTTTGACAGCATTATTGGCCATACTTCGCATTTACCATTCTGATATTCCAAAGGATGCTAGGACACTTCTCAGAACTGAGACAGAATACTCAATTCTTGAAAGGGCTGGAGGACAGTACCACTATTTTGGCATTCTGGCTTCTCTTAGAAATACATTGTTAAAGTTCAAACACACGTTAGCAGACAGTTTCACTTTGAAGTTACAAATCAACATAGATGGACTTCCTTTGTTCAAGAGTTCTTGTCTGCAGTTGTGGCCCATCCTTGGTCTACTATTAAGTGTTCCCATGAAGGAACCTGTAGTTATAGGTTTGTTCTGTGGACCAAAGAAACCAAGTTCAGCAAAAGACTTCCTTGAAGACTTTGTTACAGAGTTACAACAGCTTGAAAATGGTTTTGATTTAGAAGGTAAACAGTTAAATCTCAAGCTGCATACAGTCATCTGTGACACACCAGCCAGgtcctttattaaaaacacaaagaaccacAATGCCTACCATGGATGTGACAAATGTGTGCAGCCTGGAAACTATATTAACAGACGCATGACATACCCATGTGCAGACTATGCCCTACGGACAGATgaatcattcacaaacatggcCGATGAGAGTCATCATCATGAAGGACCACATCCATTTATTGGCAGTAGTGTGC ATATTCCATTTGGTCGAGTTCCAGAGCAACAAAGCAGTAGCAGTAGTACCAGAAAACTGGTGCTGTGA